In Maridesulfovibrio sp., a single genomic region encodes these proteins:
- the rimM gene encoding ribosome maturation factor RimM (Essential for efficient processing of 16S rRNA) produces the protein MDMLVVAEVVKPHGLRGEVCIESHADSPFLFDEVPCLYLGKKGQKPRRFLVLSSRKHKGRLLLTLKGIDGRDQAESLRGMDVMVREADLPAVAEDEVYMYELEGMAVELRDGTEVGTISNFIVAPGQETWVITSPTGKEILFPAVEEFVLSVDLDAEKVVVDPPEGLFDIYLEEKKK, from the coding sequence ATGGATATGCTCGTAGTTGCCGAGGTGGTCAAACCACATGGACTCAGGGGGGAGGTTTGCATTGAATCCCATGCGGACTCCCCTTTTCTTTTCGACGAGGTGCCCTGTCTCTATCTTGGAAAGAAGGGACAAAAGCCCCGTCGTTTTCTTGTGCTCTCCTCGCGGAAGCACAAAGGACGTCTGCTGCTTACCCTAAAAGGCATCGACGGCCGTGATCAGGCGGAAAGTCTGCGCGGTATGGATGTGATGGTGCGTGAAGCCGACCTCCCCGCAGTAGCGGAGGACGAGGTCTACATGTACGAGCTTGAGGGTATGGCGGTGGAACTCCGTGACGGAACTGAGGTCGGGACCATCTCGAACTTTATTGTTGCTCCGGGTCAGGAAACCTGGGTGATTACTTCTCCGACCGGGAAAGAGATTCTTTTTCCCGCGGTAGAGGAGTTTGTGCTTTCGGTTGATCTGGATGCGGAAAAGGTTGTTGTCGATCCTCCGGAAGGACTTTTCGACATCTACCTTGAGGAAAAAAAGAAATAG
- a CDS encoding KH domain-containing protein encodes MLKDLVEYIAKSLVDNPDEVVVTEIEGEQTSVIELKVAKEDLGKVIGKQGRTARAMRTLLGAASTKVRKRSVLEILE; translated from the coding sequence ATGTTGAAGGATTTAGTTGAATACATCGCGAAATCGCTTGTTGACAATCCGGATGAAGTAGTTGTCACCGAGATCGAGGGAGAGCAGACATCTGTAATCGAACTCAAGGTCGCTAAAGAAGATCTGGGCAAGGTTATCGGTAAGCAGGGACGCACTGCGCGTGCCATGCGGACCCTTCTTGGTGCTGCATCTACAAAAGTGAGAAAACGTTCTGTTCTGGAAATTCTGGAATAG
- the rpsP gene encoding 30S ribosomal protein S16, with protein sequence MAIKLRLTRMGSKKRPFYRMVAINSETRRDGRPLEYVGYYNPMVEPVEVKIDKEKVEKWLERGAEPSATVKSLLKADS encoded by the coding sequence ATGGCTATTAAACTCAGATTGACCCGTATGGGCTCTAAAAAACGCCCTTTTTACCGCATGGTTGCAATTAACAGCGAAACCAGACGTGACGGTCGTCCGCTGGAATATGTAGGTTACTACAACCCTATGGTTGAACCTGTAGAAGTAAAGATTGACAAGGAAAAAGTAGAGAAGTGGCTTGAACGTGGAGCAGAACCTTCTGCAACCGTGAAAAGTCTCCTGAAAGCCGATTCCTAA
- the ffh gene encoding signal recognition particle protein, translating into MFDSLSDRLSEAFKNFKGQGRLDEKNIQAGLREVRLALLEADVNYKVVKDFVEKVKERALGQEVQKSLSPGQQVIKIVNDELVELLGGEQEGLSLPKGQLSKIMMVGLQGSGKTTSSAKIALYLRRKKFKPYLVPADVYRPAAIDQLNVLAKQLDMPVYPSTTEMNPVDICRDAMDKAAELGCDVLLFDTAGRLHIDEPLMDELASIKSECSPDEILFVADAMTGQDAVNVAATFDEKLDVTGVVLTKMDGDARGGAALSIKSVTGKSVKFVGVGEKLSELELFYPDRAASRILGMGDVLSLIEKAQSVMEEGEAERLTEKLRKAKFDLEDFRTQMRRMKKIGSMSSIMKMIPGLGGLTKQLGDMEIPDKELNRIEAIISSMTMEERRNPKIINPSRRARVAKGSGVDIQEVNQMLKNFDQMSKMMKKMMGGKGGAGKMPKMPNLPGLGNGASFPGMEGMEGLEGMEGSAAPREKSKKTLQARKKKKLKKQARKKKKK; encoded by the coding sequence TTGTTCGACAGCCTATCAGACAGACTTTCCGAAGCCTTTAAAAATTTCAAGGGGCAGGGGCGGCTGGATGAGAAAAACATCCAGGCGGGACTGCGCGAAGTGCGTCTTGCCCTGCTGGAAGCGGACGTAAACTACAAGGTTGTCAAAGACTTTGTGGAGAAGGTCAAGGAGCGCGCTCTCGGACAGGAGGTCCAGAAATCACTGTCTCCGGGACAGCAGGTCATCAAGATCGTCAATGACGAGCTTGTCGAACTGCTCGGCGGGGAGCAGGAAGGCCTGAGCCTGCCCAAGGGTCAGCTTTCCAAAATCATGATGGTAGGTCTGCAGGGCTCCGGTAAGACAACCTCTTCCGCCAAGATAGCCCTCTATCTGCGGCGCAAGAAGTTCAAGCCTTATCTTGTCCCGGCCGACGTTTACCGTCCCGCCGCTATCGACCAGCTCAACGTGCTGGCCAAGCAACTGGACATGCCGGTCTATCCGTCCACCACGGAGATGAACCCGGTGGACATCTGCCGCGATGCCATGGACAAGGCTGCCGAGCTCGGCTGCGATGTCCTGCTTTTTGATACGGCAGGTCGACTGCATATAGATGAACCGTTGATGGATGAGCTTGCGTCCATCAAGAGCGAATGCTCTCCGGATGAAATACTTTTCGTGGCTGACGCGATGACGGGGCAGGACGCTGTCAACGTGGCCGCCACTTTCGACGAAAAATTAGATGTTACCGGTGTAGTCCTTACCAAAATGGATGGTGATGCCCGAGGCGGTGCGGCGCTCTCCATCAAATCAGTCACCGGTAAATCCGTAAAATTCGTCGGCGTGGGTGAGAAGCTCTCGGAACTGGAGCTTTTTTATCCTGACCGGGCTGCATCAAGGATTCTCGGGATGGGGGACGTGCTTTCCCTTATCGAGAAGGCCCAGTCCGTCATGGAGGAAGGCGAGGCCGAAAGGCTTACCGAGAAACTCCGCAAGGCCAAATTCGACCTTGAGGATTTTCGCACCCAGATGCGCAGAATGAAGAAGATCGGTTCCATGAGTTCCATCATGAAAATGATTCCGGGGCTGGGCGGGCTTACAAAGCAGCTCGGCGATATGGAAATTCCGGACAAGGAACTGAACAGGATAGAAGCCATCATCTCGTCCATGACCATGGAAGAGCGCAGGAACCCGAAGATCATCAACCCCAGCCGCAGGGCCAGGGTCGCCAAAGGTTCCGGCGTGGACATCCAGGAAGTCAATCAGATGCTCAAAAATTTTGATCAGATGAGCAAGATGATGAAAAAGATGATGGGCGGCAAAGGCGGCGCGGGTAAAATGCCCAAGATGCCTAATCTGCCCGGACTCGGAAATGGTGCCTCCTTTCCCGGAATGGAGGGAATGGAAGGTTTAGAAGGCATGGAAGGCTCTGCTGCTCCTAGAGAGAAAAGCAAGAAAACCCTTCAGGCCCGCAAGAAGAAAAAGCTCAAAAAGCAGGCCCGTAAAAAGAAGAAGAAATAA
- a CDS encoding OB-fold protein — translation MKNVVKAEEFQLVDPMGRVRTRIYISDQGKVVADIYDSTGEICNKVDLQKPPVQSTSPQQPTNVGGKENLSQWHSRTANEVKLSPSKLHVGSYKIYIDFMENNNAASAKYLNEVIELSGEIVDVSAKDFGNLRIGLKGMSNFNPEVICHFTDDQTPEISNLKPGQKVRVKGKCTEFMNKRVKIWGCQLVKS, via the coding sequence ATGAAAAATGTAGTCAAGGCCGAAGAATTCCAGTTGGTGGACCCCATGGGACGGGTCCGGACCAGAATCTACATCTCCGACCAGGGCAAAGTCGTGGCGGACATATATGATTCCACAGGAGAGATATGCAACAAGGTGGATCTGCAGAAACCTCCGGTCCAGTCCACCTCGCCGCAGCAGCCCACAAATGTCGGGGGCAAGGAAAATCTTTCTCAATGGCACTCCAGAACAGCAAACGAAGTAAAATTAAGCCCCTCCAAACTGCATGTCGGCTCCTATAAGATTTACATTGATTTTATGGAAAACAACAACGCAGCCAGCGCCAAGTACCTCAACGAGGTTATCGAACTTTCGGGCGAAATCGTGGATGTGTCAGCCAAGGACTTCGGCAACCTGCGCATAGGACTGAAAGGAATGTCCAATTTCAACCCGGAAGTAATCTGCCACTTTACCGACGACCAGACCCCTGAGATCAGCAACCTCAAACCCGGACAGAAAGTCCGGGTAAAAGGAAAGTGTACCGAATTCATGAATAAACGAGTCAAGATATGGGGCTGCCAACTGGTCAAGTCCTGA
- a CDS encoding (Fe-S)-binding protein: MPDSFTKEDELTRALQQTAEICIECGKCAVACLFLKNNGSPAEIAQKALSSQEGAEQASVLAYDCSCCGLCSAVCPVDARPAEIFSLLREKAQQTGSFDLKRYSPLLGYERTGSRFPFRDSIIPEGCTTAFFPGCTLPALFPQAVLNTMAILKSHDPTVGLVLECCSKPSKMLGLTEKHNSALSELVRNMQEKGIKRVLSGCSNCHVTLKEFDPPFEVVSIYEQLASMDIPAVPPYLKEITVHDPCVTRFEKSIHEAVRLLLRKAGINVSEMKHCGEKTICCGEGGATGFHKPEYSKAWSGKRIEEARKTGLPMATYCAGCVNYLSPNHPTAHILDLLTVERKDIPRLPGFPINYINRLKLRLEARMVRPA, translated from the coding sequence ATGCCAGACTCTTTTACAAAGGAAGACGAACTCACCCGGGCCCTGCAACAGACTGCGGAGATATGCATTGAGTGCGGAAAATGCGCCGTTGCCTGCCTGTTTCTGAAAAACAACGGATCCCCTGCAGAGATCGCACAGAAAGCCCTGTCTTCGCAGGAAGGCGCAGAGCAGGCCTCAGTTCTCGCCTATGACTGTTCATGCTGCGGGTTGTGTTCCGCTGTCTGCCCGGTGGATGCCCGCCCGGCGGAAATTTTCAGCCTGTTGCGGGAAAAGGCGCAGCAGACCGGAAGCTTCGATCTTAAAAGATACTCCCCGCTGCTGGGATACGAACGTACAGGAAGCAGGTTCCCCTTCCGGGACAGCATTATTCCGGAAGGCTGCACTACAGCCTTTTTCCCCGGATGCACCCTGCCGGCACTTTTTCCGCAGGCCGTACTTAATACCATGGCAATATTGAAAAGCCACGACCCGACAGTCGGGCTGGTGCTGGAATGCTGTTCCAAACCCTCCAAAATGCTGGGACTGACGGAGAAACACAACTCCGCACTTTCCGAACTTGTCCGCAACATGCAGGAGAAGGGAATCAAGCGGGTGCTCAGCGGATGCTCCAACTGCCATGTCACCCTGAAGGAATTCGATCCGCCTTTTGAGGTTGTCTCCATCTATGAACAGCTTGCGTCCATGGATATACCTGCTGTTCCGCCGTACCTGAAAGAAATCACTGTACACGACCCCTGCGTCACCCGATTTGAAAAATCCATCCACGAAGCTGTACGATTGCTTCTCCGCAAGGCCGGGATCAACGTTTCCGAGATGAAGCACTGCGGAGAAAAGACCATCTGCTGCGGCGAAGGAGGGGCCACGGGATTCCATAAGCCGGAATATTCAAAGGCATGGTCCGGAAAACGGATCGAAGAGGCCCGCAAGACCGGGCTGCCCATGGCAACATATTGTGCCGGATGCGTAAATTACCTGTCTCCGAATCATCCTACGGCACATATTCTGGACCTGCTCACGGTGGAACGAAAGGACATTCCACGGCTGCCGGGTTTCCCGATCAATTATATCAACAGACTGAAACTCCGTCTTGAAGCACGGATGGTCCGACCTGCGTAA
- a CDS encoding acyl-CoA thioesterase, translating to MKPKKISESRTLMTYRVLPQDTNPAGNLHGGVLLKQLDLVAATCAMRHARKPVVTASIDRMNFLRPAYVGELISLYANVNMVGRTSMEIGVRVESENLLTGETRHTNSAYLTFVAIGENGRPAAVPPLILETGVDHRRNREAIERREVRKAERQRESASAEQAGKE from the coding sequence ATGAAGCCTAAAAAAATCAGTGAGAGCCGGACGTTAATGACCTACAGGGTCCTGCCGCAGGACACAAACCCAGCCGGGAATCTCCACGGGGGCGTGCTTCTTAAGCAACTGGATCTGGTAGCAGCCACATGCGCCATGCGCCATGCGCGCAAACCGGTAGTTACTGCCTCAATAGACAGAATGAATTTTCTGCGTCCGGCTTATGTCGGGGAACTGATCAGCCTTTACGCCAACGTGAATATGGTCGGCAGGACTTCAATGGAGATAGGGGTTCGGGTGGAATCCGAAAACCTGCTCACCGGAGAAACCCGGCATACGAATTCCGCCTACCTGACCTTCGTGGCCATCGGCGAAAACGGCCGCCCTGCAGCTGTTCCGCCACTTATCCTTGAAACAGGAGTGGACCACAGAAGAAACAGGGAGGCCATAGAACGCAGAGAAGTCCGCAAAGCCGAAAGGCAGCGCGAAAGCGCCTCCGCCGAGCAGGCGGGCAAGGAATAA